GTGTCTCGGATGTCGAAAAGGGCGAACACACCCGTCGGGAGACGGAGGTGACGCCGGTCACTGCGTTAACGGTACGGTACGGTACTGTATTCTCCTCGCACCGACAAGGTCCAGACCCAGATTTTGAGAGGAGTATTCCCAGTGGGAGATTCTCCGGCGAAATGTGGGTCTGTCCTGGCCGGCGGAATCGAACACGGTGGCCGCAACCAGTGGTAACGGTAGGCCAAGGGATCGAATGGACGCAATGCTGAGGACGGATTCGAAAGTGACGATCTGATGACAAGCGTGGAGGATGGAGGCGTATCTGCGGATAGCCCGGGTCCCGAATCCCTCGACGACCCGGCTGGTGCGTCGATTCTGGATGCGGCGATGCGCCTGCTCGCCGAGGGAGGTCTGGCCGCCTTCACCACCGACCGGTTGGCCTCTACAGCCCGGGTGTCTAAGAGCTCCATCTATCGACGTTGGCCGGACAAGAAGTCCATCTTCCTGGCCCTTATGAAGCAGTGGGGCCGGCGTGCCGAAGTCGACGATATGGGCGACCTCCGCTCCGAGATAGCCCAGTGGTACGCGGATCGGCAGCGGACCTACAACAGTCCCGGGTTCCGGCAGGTATCGGCCAGCCTTGTGGAGCTGGCGGCCCATGACAGCGAGATCGATGAAGTCCTGAACACCTACCGCCGGTCCAGTTGGAACACGGTGCGTGAGATTCTGAAGCGGGCTATCGACCGGGGCGAGATTGCCGCCGGCGGGGGTCTCGAGCGAATGGAGCAGTTCTTCCTTGGCCCGCTCTACTTCCGGGCGGTTCTCGAGGGCCAGGAGATTGACGATGCGACCGTGGTCGACTTCCAGCGTCTCGCCCTAGCTGCCGTCGGCCTGGGCCCCGAGCAGCAACCAGGTGTCTGTGTCATGGATCGTGCGGGTGCGGGTGCGGGTGCGGGTGCGGGCGCTGAGCAGCGCAACCCGTGAGCATCACGGTGTATCCGGCGCGACGGATCCACACCATGGATCCGTCGCTGCCCGAGGCCACAGCACTGGCTGTCCGGGGCGACCGGATAGTCGAGGTGGGGACGATGGAGTCGCTCCGTCCGTGGTTGGACGCCCACGAGCACGTGATCGACAATCAGTTCACCGATTCGATTCTGGTGCCCGGGCTGATTGATCCGCACGTGCATCCGCCGCTGATGGCCCTGCTCTTGGCCACCGAGTGGATCACCCCGGAGTCGTGGGACTTCCGAGGGCGCGACGTGCCGGCCACTCTGGGTCGCGATGCCTACTTAGACCGGCTGGCCGAGTTGGAGGCCCGCTACTCGTCTGACCAGCCGTTCATCACCTACGGATGGCATCGTCAGTTCCACGGTGAGTTGAACCGGGCCGATCTGGATGCCGTGTCGGCCATCCGCCCCATCGTGGTGTGGGGCCGTTCGTTCCACGAGGTGTGGTGTAACGGGCCGGCACTGGAGCTGGTGGATGCCGCGGAGGGCGCGGCCTGGGACCCGAACATCGACCTGGAGACCGGGCGCATGTGGGAGTCCGGCATGGCGTGGGCGCTGCGGACGCTGCGTGAAGTGCTGATCGGCGAGGGACGGTATGAGGCAATGATGGAGGAGGTGGGCCAATTGGTCCACCGGGGCGGGGTGACGACCATTGCCGACGTCGGTTTCGGAGGGATGGCCCTGCCGGAGCGTGAACTGGAGGTCCTGGCCCGTGTGCACGAGGGCGACCACGTGCCGTTCCGGCAGTACCTGATTCCCCAGGTGGCCGCCTTCAATAGGGAGTACGGCGCCGAGGCGGCCGATCGCATGGCCGAGATGCGGGCCCGGGGAACCGAACGGATCCGCTTTCTGGACGCCACCAAGTTCTTCGCCGATGGGGCGTTTATCGCCCAACTCATGCAGTTGGGTGAGCCCGGCTACATCGACGGACACGAGGGGGCGTGGATGGCCGAACCGGATCGCATCGTGCAGCACATCCGATCCTTCTGGAACGCTGGGTCACAGGTGAACATCCACGTCAACGGTGACCGGGGGATGGACGCCACGCTGGACGCGATAGCCGAGTTGCTGGCAGAGGCGCCTCGCTTCGACCATCGGACGGTGTTGCATCACGTTGGCGTATCGACCCAGGCACAGATGCGGCGGGCTGCGGCGCTGGGATGCGCCATTCAGGCCAACGGCTACTACCTGCGGTTCTTCGGCGACCAGTTCGCGGCTGAGGGACTGGGTACCGAGCGGGCCTCGCAGATGACCCGCGTGGGTTCGGCTCGCCGCTACGGCATGAGCGTGTCTCTGCATTCAGACCTGCCGATGGGGCCGCTGGAGCCCCTGTTGGCCGCGTCAGTCATGGCTACCCGGAGGTCGGCGTCCGGTGTGGAGTTCTGTCCGGAGGAGCGCCTCAGCCCCTACGACGCCATGGCCGCGGTGACTATCGAGGCGGCGTGGCAACTGTTCCTAGATGGAGAGATCGGTTCGCTGGTCTCGGGGAAGTTGGCTGACGTGACGGTGTTGGCTGAGGATCCCTTCGAGTTGGATCCGCTGGCGTGGCCCGACATCGGCATCAAGGCCACCATGCTGTCCGGGCGGGTCTACCCGCTGCCCCGCTGATCTGATGCCCGAGCGACATCTCGTGACCTCGGTGGTCCGGTGATTGGTGCATCAGACGTGACGATGGCGTCCTCGGATCCGTCTGTGCCTGGTGGCCCCGGTCCCCGGGTTCCGATGGTCGTGTTGGGGGGGTGGCTGGGAGCCGGCAAGACGACGCTCGTGAACCGGTTACTACGGGCTACCAATGGCGAACGCATTGCTGTGGTGGTCAACGACATAGGCGAAGTGAATCTGGACGTCGGACTGATCGCAGCCCGTGACGGTGACACCGTGGAACTCGCGAACGGTTGCATCTGCTGCTCGATCGGCGACTCGCTGGCCGTGACCTTGCGGGATCTGGTTCTGGCTGGTCAGTCGTCGAACCGGCAACTGGACCGCCTGGTCGTCGAGGCTAGCGGTGTGGCCGAACCGGATCGGGTGGCCGCCTACGGAGATCGCCGGAGGATCCGGCCTGATGGGATCGTGGTAGCTGTGGACGCCACCGATGTGGTGATCCGAGCCGCTGATCCGGCATGTGGCCCGCTGGTGCTACGCCAGATTCGGGCAGCCGACCTGCTCGTGGTGACGAAGGCCGACCTGGTCCCCGACGGGGGGCTCGGCGCCGTGGCCTGGTGCACCGAACTCGCACCGGACGTGCCCATCGTGATCGCCGATTCGCCGGAAGGGGCGAACCCGGACGGCGCGGACCGCTGGGTCCAATCGGTCTTGGGAAGCCCAGCCCTAGGCGCATCGTCCGTCGGGAGCACCGATAGCACCGGGGAGGACGGCAACCATGGGGATGGCGATTCTTTGGCGGTCGGTCCGGCGTTGGACCTGCCGGTGGAGACCGCCATGTGGCGGGCATCCGGCCCGGTGGACGTTGACCGTCTGGCTGCTTCGCTGGCTTCCCTGGTCAATCAGTTGGGCCCGGCACTGCTGCGGGCCAAGGCGGTGGTCGAGGCCCTGGACGGGACCACGACAGCCATCCATCTGGCGGCAGGCAGGGTGACGATCGAACCGGTTATGGCGTCGGTGCCAGAATCAGCGGCGGGTGTGCTGGTGGCCATCACCACCCCCGGAGTGCTCACCTCCCTCGATCTCACAGCGGTGCTCGATGCCGGGCTGGCCACCAGAGCTGAAGGAGCCGATCGATCCTTCCAGGAGAACAGGACCACACCATGCTGACTCCGCAACTCGTTGTGACATTGATATGTCCCGAGACCGGACGGCCACAACCGACCGCGTTGGATGTCCTGCCCGAACCGGTGACAGCTTCCGAGGCCGGACTGATGGCCGGTTCGCCAGTGCCCGAGGACAAGCGAGTCCATCACGGGAACTGGACGGCGTGGCCCAACACCCGCTGGTCGTTCACCCACATGGACGAGCTACGGGCATCGGCCCGGATCGCTGCCGGTGGCCCGGCCGGAGACCTGCTGCCGGATGCACACACCTCCAGTGGTCAGGAAGGCGCTGAGAACGAAGCTGACGATGAAGTAGGCCTTGTCGACCTCGATGAGTTGACCATGGATGACGGCGACGGCGACAACTGGACGCTCGACGAGATGCTCCACCAAACGTGCACCAACGGGTTCTTGGTGCTGCACCGGGGCCGAGTGGTGGCCGAGCGGTACTTCAACGGTATGGATCGTTCGACCCGCCACATCATGTTTTCGATGACCAAGACGGTGACCGGAGTGCTGGCTATGGCGGCCGTCGAGTCGGGTGCCATGGCAATGGACGACTTGCTGACCGTGCACGTGCCCGAGTTGGCCGACACGGCCTACGCGCCGGTGACCGTGCAACAGGCGTTGGACATGACCGACGGGATCCGGTTCGTCGAGGACTACAGCGACAACAAGTCGGACATCATGCGGTACGCGGTGGCCATGGCATTCACGCCGGTGCCTGGCAACTGGGACGGTCCGTGCGGGATCCACGAGGCGATCATGGGGTTCACCGAGCGGGACCAACTGCCAGGGGAGTCGTTCCTCTACAAGTCGGTGACCACCGACGTGCTGTCGTGGGTAACAGCCCGAGCCACCGGTCGACGGTGGGTGGACGGCGTATCCGAGGAGATCTGGAAGCCGATGGGGGCCGAGGGGGATGCCTCGGTGGTCCTCGATGGCCGTGGGGTCGCCGTCACGTCGGGCGGCATGTCGTGCACTCTGCGCGATCTAGCGCGGTTCGGCCGGATGCTTGCCCGGTCGGGCCGGGTGGGAGAGGGCGTCGACGAGCGCCAGGCGATCCCGGCGGCGGTGGCCAACGACATAGCGGCCGGCGGCACGCCGTATCCGGGGAGCGGAGGCGGATACCCAACCCGCGAGGGTTGGACCTTCCATCGGCACTGTTGGAACCTCCAGCAGCCCATGGGCGCGTTCATGCCTATGGGTGTCCACGGACAGCGAGTGTTTTGCCACCCCGAGAAGGACCTGGTGGTGGCCAAGTTCAGTGCCCACCCGGTGACCGGCAACGTCTACACCGACGTCTCCCATGAGTCGCTCTACCGGGCCATCCTCGACCGTTGCTAGGGAGCCCGACTGGCTAGCAGTTCGTCCTCGTGGGCCACCTTTCGTG
Above is a genomic segment from Acidimicrobiales bacterium containing:
- a CDS encoding TetR/AcrR family transcriptional regulator, with amino-acid sequence MTSVEDGGVSADSPGPESLDDPAGASILDAAMRLLAEGGLAAFTTDRLASTARVSKSSIYRRWPDKKSIFLALMKQWGRRAEVDDMGDLRSEIAQWYADRQRTYNSPGFRQVSASLVELAAHDSEIDEVLNTYRRSSWNTVREILKRAIDRGEIAAGGGLERMEQFFLGPLYFRAVLEGQEIDDATVVDFQRLALAAVGLGPEQQPGVCVMDRAGAGAGAGAGAEQRNP
- a CDS encoding amidohydrolase family protein translates to MSITVYPARRIHTMDPSLPEATALAVRGDRIVEVGTMESLRPWLDAHEHVIDNQFTDSILVPGLIDPHVHPPLMALLLATEWITPESWDFRGRDVPATLGRDAYLDRLAELEARYSSDQPFITYGWHRQFHGELNRADLDAVSAIRPIVVWGRSFHEVWCNGPALELVDAAEGAAWDPNIDLETGRMWESGMAWALRTLREVLIGEGRYEAMMEEVGQLVHRGGVTTIADVGFGGMALPERELEVLARVHEGDHVPFRQYLIPQVAAFNREYGAEAADRMAEMRARGTERIRFLDATKFFADGAFIAQLMQLGEPGYIDGHEGAWMAEPDRIVQHIRSFWNAGSQVNIHVNGDRGMDATLDAIAELLAEAPRFDHRTVLHHVGVSTQAQMRRAAALGCAIQANGYYLRFFGDQFAAEGLGTERASQMTRVGSARRYGMSVSLHSDLPMGPLEPLLAASVMATRRSASGVEFCPEERLSPYDAMAAVTIEAAWQLFLDGEIGSLVSGKLADVTVLAEDPFELDPLAWPDIGIKATMLSGRVYPLPR
- a CDS encoding serine hydrolase, producing the protein MAGSPVPEDKRVHHGNWTAWPNTRWSFTHMDELRASARIAAGGPAGDLLPDAHTSSGQEGAENEADDEVGLVDLDELTMDDGDGDNWTLDEMLHQTCTNGFLVLHRGRVVAERYFNGMDRSTRHIMFSMTKTVTGVLAMAAVESGAMAMDDLLTVHVPELADTAYAPVTVQQALDMTDGIRFVEDYSDNKSDIMRYAVAMAFTPVPGNWDGPCGIHEAIMGFTERDQLPGESFLYKSVTTDVLSWVTARATGRRWVDGVSEEIWKPMGAEGDASVVLDGRGVAVTSGGMSCTLRDLARFGRMLARSGRVGEGVDERQAIPAAVANDIAAGGTPYPGSGGGYPTREGWTFHRHCWNLQQPMGAFMPMGVHGQRVFCHPEKDLVVAKFSAHPVTGNVYTDVSHESLYRAILDRC
- a CDS encoding GTP-binding protein → MVVLGGWLGAGKTTLVNRLLRATNGERIAVVVNDIGEVNLDVGLIAARDGDTVELANGCICCSIGDSLAVTLRDLVLAGQSSNRQLDRLVVEASGVAEPDRVAAYGDRRRIRPDGIVVAVDATDVVIRAADPACGPLVLRQIRAADLLVVTKADLVPDGGLGAVAWCTELAPDVPIVIADSPEGANPDGADRWVQSVLGSPALGASSVGSTDSTGEDGNHGDGDSLAVGPALDLPVETAMWRASGPVDVDRLAASLASLVNQLGPALLRAKAVVEALDGTTTAIHLAAGRVTIEPVMASVPESAAGVLVAITTPGVLTSLDLTAVLDAGLATRAEGADRSFQENRTTPC